From a region of the Tenggerimyces flavus genome:
- a CDS encoding right-handed parallel beta-helix repeat-containing protein, translated as MTTRRRVSRAFTLIVVVLLAGLLVNQAASATIRTDKTPESSSSPKAKKSPKPTKSPTSKATSTPPPDSSESEDPITSGGTSTSHERVIKAKPYNGDPESEAALVADEDRRLTEIRTVDSLARWSKTALNTPYRLATGSAYTLVLTQRKKPYTVKDLLGLAPQTFLRQPDGWYLLQEHLVVQAGATLNLTASGGLKLRLASDPDGFVSIVNYGGTLNIQGAQGKPTQIVSWDRESDSADLLTDDGRAYVRSIGGQVLLRHAQLTDLGFWSGRTGGLSLTGTDRPNSGQLDKLGKTMDVGKRAKREREAEEAAKKKDEKDEPSLGTAGKSSLSEVLPSGDLPLDVDIADPEYSYVSASVLSTTIKGNAFGLFVASANGLEVKDSRFDNSLVDGLVMHRYVQNAVVESVSASGNAGDGFVLSRATTGIVMSEIQASRNHRNGLTMSGLPLADGPSATGSSLGSYGNNNVSNSTFEENARYGVEVIGGQNVGVSANDLNGGDMGVVVRGGAKDVSVVGNRVSLPARQGIALRDGVTGAVVSGNIIDGGNTSVYLRNAVATVKRNTLTDATMHAVTLVGDVGSTEVTGNTISGRGPSAIDAKRAEDLNMRRWDNENSWNDTTPFFVTLKRFLQPLTAMWIILATLLLFTAARGARRVRRFIHPYADKAAVTNGIPRSVTQAGARS; from the coding sequence GTGACCACCCGCCGCCGCGTCTCGCGTGCCTTCACTCTGATCGTCGTCGTGCTGTTGGCCGGGCTGCTGGTCAACCAGGCAGCGTCGGCGACCATCCGTACGGACAAGACGCCGGAGTCCTCCTCGTCGCCCAAGGCGAAGAAGTCGCCGAAGCCGACGAAGTCCCCGACCAGCAAGGCGACCTCGACCCCGCCGCCGGACTCCAGCGAGTCCGAGGACCCGATCACGTCGGGCGGTACGTCGACGAGCCACGAGCGCGTCATCAAGGCCAAGCCGTACAACGGCGACCCGGAGAGCGAGGCAGCTCTGGTCGCGGACGAGGACCGCCGGCTGACCGAGATCCGTACGGTCGACTCGTTGGCGCGCTGGAGCAAGACCGCGCTCAACACGCCGTACCGCCTCGCCACCGGCTCGGCGTACACGCTCGTGCTCACCCAGCGGAAGAAGCCGTACACGGTCAAGGACCTGCTGGGGCTCGCGCCGCAGACGTTCCTCCGCCAACCCGACGGCTGGTATCTGCTGCAGGAGCACCTCGTGGTGCAGGCCGGCGCGACGTTGAACCTGACGGCGTCCGGCGGCCTGAAGCTGCGACTCGCGAGCGACCCGGACGGTTTCGTCTCGATCGTCAACTACGGCGGCACGCTGAACATCCAAGGTGCACAGGGCAAACCCACGCAGATCGTCAGCTGGGACCGGGAGAGCGACAGCGCTGACCTGCTCACCGACGACGGGCGTGCGTACGTCCGTTCCATCGGCGGCCAGGTGCTGCTGCGGCACGCTCAGCTGACCGACCTCGGCTTCTGGAGCGGCCGGACCGGTGGTCTGTCACTGACCGGAACGGACCGCCCCAACAGCGGCCAGCTCGACAAGCTCGGCAAGACCATGGACGTCGGCAAGCGGGCGAAGCGCGAACGCGAGGCCGAGGAAGCGGCGAAGAAGAAGGACGAGAAGGACGAGCCGTCCCTCGGCACCGCCGGCAAGTCCTCGCTCAGCGAGGTCCTGCCGTCCGGCGACCTCCCGCTCGACGTCGACATCGCCGACCCGGAGTACAGCTACGTGTCGGCGTCGGTGCTGAGCACCACGATCAAGGGCAACGCGTTCGGCCTGTTCGTCGCGAGCGCGAACGGCCTCGAGGTGAAGGACAGCCGCTTCGACAACAGCCTGGTCGACGGGCTGGTCATGCACCGGTACGTGCAGAACGCGGTCGTCGAGTCGGTGTCCGCGAGCGGCAACGCCGGCGACGGGTTCGTCCTCTCGCGGGCGACGACCGGCATCGTGATGTCGGAGATCCAGGCGAGCCGCAACCACCGCAACGGGCTCACGATGTCCGGCCTGCCGCTCGCCGACGGGCCGAGCGCGACGGGTTCGAGCCTCGGGAGCTACGGCAACAACAACGTCTCCAACAGCACGTTCGAGGAGAACGCGCGGTACGGCGTCGAGGTCATCGGCGGGCAGAACGTCGGTGTCAGCGCCAACGACCTGAACGGAGGCGACATGGGCGTCGTCGTCCGCGGCGGCGCCAAGGACGTCTCCGTGGTCGGCAACCGGGTCAGCCTCCCCGCCCGCCAGGGCATCGCGCTCCGCGACGGCGTCACCGGCGCGGTCGTGTCGGGCAACATCATCGACGGCGGCAACACCAGCGTGTACCTGCGGAACGCGGTGGCGACGGTCAAGCGCAACACGCTGACCGACGCGACCATGCATGCGGTGACACTGGTCGGCGACGTAGGCTCGACAGAGGTGACCGGTAACACGATCAGCGGCCGTGGGCCGAGCGCGATCGACGCCAAGCGGGCCGAGGACCTCAACATGCGACGCTGGGACAACGAGAACAGCTGGAACGACACCACGCCGTTCTTCGTGACCCTGAAGCGGTTCCTGCAGCCGCTGACGGCGATGTGGATCATCCTCGCCACGCTGTTGCTGTTCACGGCCGCGCGCGGTGCGCGCCGAGTGCGCAGGTTCATCCACCCGTACGCCGACAAGGCCGCGGTCACCAACGGCATCCCGCGGTCGGTGACCCAGGCCGGGGCTCGGTCGTGA